Part of the Numida meleagris isolate 19003 breed g44 Domestic line unplaced genomic scaffold, NumMel1.0 unplaced_Scaffold332, whole genome shotgun sequence genome, TCTGTCCAACCCGTCTGGCAGCCCAGGCTGGGGTCTGGGGAGGGATGAGAGTGCAGCAGGATCCATTGGGCTCACCATGtgcctctctgcagcctgttGGCCAGACGTCTGGTGGGGAATTTGACCCCCGGAAGCAGCACGGTCCCCCCCAAGGTAATGTGATGGATGTGGCTGTCCCCATTTGCTTTCCTGGTCCCAAAGTGCTCCAGCAGCGAGCTCTGGTGCCAGAGCACTGCTGACCACAGCGCTCcttgcagcagggagagagaaatacccagctgcagcaggcgCGTCCAGCCGCACGGACCTGTTTGATGACCCATCTTACGTGAACGTGCAGAACGTGGACAAGGCAcgccaagcagcagctgcaggcagccctgcaaCAGCCAACGGCAGTGCCCAGCGAGACCTCTTCGACATGAGTGAGTGGGACATCCCCTGGCCGTGTAGTCTGTCCTGGGTGCGGGCTGAGTGATGGATCCgctcctcttctcctgcagagcCATTTGAAGATGCCCTCCGTGCCCCCCCGTCTGTGCCCGTGACCCTGCCTCCTGCCCAGGTGGTGGCTTccatggaggagcagctgagacGGGAGCCCTGGTACCACGGGAAGATGAACCGCAAGGAGGCTGAGAAGCTGCTGAAGGTGAACGGGGATTTCCTGGTGCGGGAGAGCACCACCACCCCCGGGCAGTACGTGCTGACCGGCCTGCAGGGTGGGCAGCCCAAGCATCTGCTGCTCGTCGACCCCGAAGGAGTGGTGAGTCCCTGTAAACCCAAAGCTTGAGGGCCCCGCATCTCCCCACCGTTATAAGAACCACCAAAGCGTTGGGCTTCCAGCTGGCCCTTGAGGAAACCTCTGGGCTGGCTTAGGGGATGGAGGGAGCCGGGCAGGGCATGGGTGGAATCTcctgggggcagcagcagcctcctgagttccccatccctgcaggtccGGACAAAAGATCACCGTTTTGAGAGCGTCAGCCACCTCATCAGCTACCACATGGACAATCACCTGCCCATCATCTCAGCTGGCAGCGAGATGTGCCTGCAGCAGCCGGTGGAGAGGAGACTGTGAGCTCCTGGGGGCCTCGGTGCGcgcccccccccagccctgcttcccACCCTGGGGAGCACTTGGACTCAGCCGGGGCTGAGCGTGGACTGCCTTGGGGACGGGCCTGTCCCTCCTGCCACCACGCAGAGCTGGCGGCCGCGGGGTGCGGGCAGCGTGGTGTGAGCTGCCTGCGGGGCCAGGGGCTGGTGGTGCCAAagccccctcctctcctcccagctccagccttcgcacagctgctctgctcgTACCAAATCTCGGCCCCATACGGTGTCACCGCAGGGCCATGAGCCCGGGGCCGGGTCCTGCTCCAGCCCGGTTGGAACTGAGGGTGGCCGGGCCTCGTCCCgtgagcagcaccagccccagggGGGGCTCACCCAGGGCTGGGCCCTGCGCTCTGCTCCCCAAGCACAAGGCCCGGCCGGCCGCGCACCGAATGTACCCGATCACTTTATGTGTAACTGTGCCTTGACCCCGCAGGTCCCACACATATATGCAATGCAGCCGGGCTGGGGGCGAGGGCTGACAGCTCCCCCGTGCCCCCCGGGCCCTGCCAAGCCCCCTCTCGGGCACCTCCCTCGCTGCCGGAGCTGGCCGGGCCCCACTGCATGCACCTCGACCCCCCGAAGCCAAAGCGCAGCCCTGTCCCGGCCCTGCTATAACCAAAGGATCCGGCGGTTCGTATTAAAGTTGGTATTTCTTTACGCTGCGGCTGCTGTGTTGGGGCTGGGAGGGATTGAGGCCTTCGGTGGGGGCCTTCCCCCCTTCGGGCTTCGCGGGTGGTTCCTTCCGCCCACCCCCTCCGGGTCGGCGACATggtttctccttcccctcccgcCGCGAGCACGTGGTTCGGCCCACGCCCCGCCCCTCGCGCAGCGATTGGCCCCAGCGCGACTTCCGGTCCTAGCGCGACTTCCGCTTCCGGCGCGCCGTGCGGAGGAGCCGCGGCGGGGCCATGGCGCCGCGCAGGCTGTGAGGGCCATGGCGGCCCCGCACGGAGAGAAGCTGGAGGGAGGCgtcccggccccgccgcccccgccggGGCCCCCGCACCCCGCGGGCAGCGCCGCCGTCGGCGGGCCCGGCCGGAAGCAGGGGAAGGCAGGTGAGCGAGGGCGGCGGGAgcgggcgggccgggccggcggcggcggcggcggccccgggcCTGACTCGGCCCCGCATCTCCCCGCAGGTCTGCAGATGAAGAGCCCCGAGAAAAAGCGGCGGAAGTCCAACACGCAGGTACGGGCGGGCGAGAGGACCGCCGGCTCCGGGCCGTCCCCGCCGCGGACGGTACCGGGGCCGCGGCCCTGACCGGCGCCGTTTTCCCGCAGGGCCCGGCCTATTCCCACCTGTCGGAGTTCGCCCCGCCGCCCACCCCGATGGTGGACCACCTGGTGGCCTCCAACCCCTTCGAGGATGACTTCGGGGCCCCCAAGGTGGGGGCTGCGGCCGCCCCCTTCCTGGGCAGTCCCGTGCCCTTCGGCGGCTTCCGCATGCAGGGCGGGGGCATGGCACCGCAGGTGCCCCCCGGGTACGGAGGGGGCCCGCAGCCCATGCGGCGGCAGCCACCGCCGTTCGCCCCCGGGCAGATGGGTCCGGCTTTCGGCATGCCCCCTCAGAACCCCGGCTACGTCCAGCCCGGGGGCATGAGCTTTCCCGGGCAGCCCTTCAACCAGCCCCCCCTCGGACAGAACTTCAGCCCTCCCACAGGGCAGCTTATGCAGGGGCCCGTCGGGGGCTTTGGGCCCATGATGTCCCCCACCATGGGGCAGCCTCCCCGGGGGGACATGGGCCCCGGGCCGGCCCTGAACCCCCCTGGTGGGCCAGCCATGGCGCAGCGCTTCAGCCAGCCCGGCAACCTCTTTGGACAGTCCCCCATGCAGCGTCCTGGGCAGAACATGCCCCCTCTTCCCCCCAACACCAGCCCTTTCCCCGGGGCAGACCCCGGCTTCCCCGCTGGCGGAGAGGAGGGGGGCAAAAACCTGAATCCCCCGCCCAGCACTTTCCCCCCGGAGCAGCACTCGGGCTCCCCGGCTGCCATTAACGGGGCGCAGCCCAGCTTTGCCCCCGCCAGTGCCGGCCGCGGCGGCGGCACTCCCGAAGCCAACAGCCTCCCTCCCCCCGGCAAGGCGGCCGCCGGCTCAGGGCACCAGCCCCCCCCCGGCCTGGTGTACCCGTGCGGGGCTTGCCGCAACGAGGTGAACGACGACCAGGACGCCATCCTGTGCGAGGCCTCCTGCCAGAAGTGGTTCCACCGGGAGTGCACGGGCATGACGGAGAACGCCTACGGGCTGCTCACCACCGAGGCCTCCGCCGTCTGGGCCTGTGACTTCTGCCTGAAGACCAAGGAGATCCAGTCGGTGTACGTCCGCGAGGGCATGGGACAGCTGGTGGCCGCCAATGACGGCTGACGCCCCGCCACCCCCACCTTGTACAGAGCCCCGCACGGTTGTAGGACCAAAACCCCCTTTTGTAGCCACGAGCGCCGGATGGCACCGGTGACCTTCCCCACTGCGGTGGGCTCCGGCTCTGCGGcgctgggatggggctgtgggggtCTCCACGGGGGCTGAGCCTTCCCCGTGTCCCCGGGGTGGGTTCTGCNNNNNNNNNNNNNNNNNNNNNNNNNNNNNNNNNNNNNNNNNNNNNNNNNNNNNNNNNNNNNNNNNNNNNNNNNNNNNNNNNNNNNNNNNNNNNNNNNNNNNNNNNNNNNNNNNNNNNNNNNNNNNNNNNNNNNNNNNNNNNNNNNNNNNNNNNNNNNNNNNNNNNNNNNNNNNNNNNNNNNNNNNNNNNNNNNNNNNNNNNNNNNNNNNNNNNNNNNNNNNNNNNNNNNNNNNNNNNNNNNNNNNNNNNNNNNNNNNNNNNNNNNNNNNNNNNNNNNNNNNNNNNNNNNNNNNNNNNNNNNNNNNNNNNNNNNNNNNNNNNNNNNNNNNNNNNNNNNNNNNNNNNNNNNNNNNNNNNNNNNNNNNNNNNNNNNNNNNNNNNNNNNNNNNNNNNNNNNNNNNNNNNNNNNNNNNNNNNNNNNNNNNNNNNNNNNNNNNNNNNNNNNNNNNNNNNNNNNNNNNNNNNNNNNNNNNNNNNNNNNNNNNNNNNNNNNNNNNNNNNNNNNNNNNNNNNNNNNNNNNNNNNNNNNNNNNNNNNNNNNNNNNNNNNNNNNNNNNNNNNNNNNNNNNNNNNNNNNNNNNNNNNNNNNNNNNNNNNNNNNNNNNNNNNNNNNNNNNNNNNNNNNNNNNNNNNNNNNNNNNNNNNNNNNNNNNNNNNNNNNNNNNNNNNNNNNNNNNNNNNNNNNNNNNNNNNNNNNNNNNNNNNNNNNNNNNNNNNNNNNNNNNNNNNNNNNNNNNNNNNNNNNNNNNNNNNNNNNNNNNNNNNNNNNNNNNNNNNNNNNNNNNNNNNNNNNNNNNNNNNNNNNNNNNNNNNNNNN contains:
- the PYGO2 gene encoding pygopus homolog 2, which produces MCNCALTPQVPHIYAMQPGWGRGLTAPPCPPGPAKPPLGHLPRCRSWPGPTACTSTPRSQSAALSRPCYNQRIRRFVLKLVFLYAAAAVLGLGGIEAFGGGLPPFGLRGWFLPPTPSGSATWFLLPLPPRARGSAHAPPLAQRLAPARLPVLARLPLPARRAEEPRRGHGAAQAVRAMAAPHGEKLEGGVPAPPPPPGPPHPAGSAAVGGPGRKQGKAGLQMKSPEKKRRKSNTQGPAYSHLSEFAPPPTPMVDHLVASNPFEDDFGAPKVGAAAAPFLGSPVPFGGFRMQGGGMAPQVPPGYGGGPQPMRRQPPPFAPGQMGPAFGMPPQNPGYVQPGGMSFPGQPFNQPPLGQNFSPPTGQLMQGPVGGFGPMMSPTMGQPPRGDMGPGPALNPPGGPAMAQRFSQPGNLFGQSPMQRPGQNMPPLPPNTSPFPGADPGFPAGGEEGGKNLNPPPSTFPPEQHSGSPAAINGAQPSFAPASAGRGGGTPEANSLPPPGKAAAGSGHQPPPGLVYPCGACRNEVNDDQDAILCEASCQKWFHRECTGMTENAYGLLTTEASAVWACDFCLKTKEIQSVYVREGMGQLVAANDG